The following coding sequences are from one Vulpes vulpes isolate BD-2025 chromosome 12, VulVul3, whole genome shotgun sequence window:
- the PPP1R3G gene encoding protein phosphatase 1 regulatory subunit 3G, which translates to MEPPAEEDAAARQREEPPEARGGPRPASVPAARLLQAALLRGARPGPGAEGGCCAKCTKRVQFADALGLSLASVRRFSEADEPRVPPAVLLRLGGPPRAPAPAPAPAPAPRPRLRPLFQLPGPGAAAERLRRQRVCLELVQCPAAGGAAVTGSGRVLGCPGPRAVAVRYTFTEWRSFLDVPAELQPEPAEPERGPGPGPGPEREPGAERFHFSLSLPPCLQPEAGDAAPGAAVHFAVRFRCAQGEFWDNNAGANYTLRFGRPPDAP; encoded by the coding sequence ATGGAGCCCCCCGCCGAGGAGGACGCGGCGGCCCGGCAGCGGGAGGAGCCCCCGGAGGCCCGCGGCGGCCCGCGCCCGGCGTCCGTGCCCGCGGCCCGGCTCCTGCAGGCGGCGCTGCTGCGGGGGGCGCGGCCGGGCCCGGGCGCCGAGGGCGGCTGCTGCGCCAAGTGCACGAAGCGGGTGCAGTTCGCCGACGCGCTGGGGCTGAGCCTGGCCAGCGTGCGGCGCTTCAGCGAGGCCGACGAGCCGCGGGTGCCGCCCGCCGTGCTGCTGCGCCTCGGcggccccccgcgcgccccggccccggccccggccccggccccggcgccgcGCCCCCGCCTGCGGCCGCTCTTCCAGCTCCCCGGGCCGGGCGCGGCGGCCGAGCGCCTGCGGCGGCAGCGCGTGTGCCTGGAGCTTGTGCAGTGCCCGGCGGCCGGGGGCGCGGCGGTGACGGGCTCGGGCCGCGTGCTGGGCTGCCCGGGGCCGCGGGCCGTGGCGGTGCGCTACACCTTCACCGAGTGGCGCTCCTTCCTCGACGTGCCGGCCGAGCTGCAGCCCGAGCCCGCCGAGCCggagcgggggccggggccggggccggggccggagcGGGAGCCGGGCGCCGAGCGCTTCCACTTCTCGCTGAGCCTCCCGCCCTGCCTGCAGCCCGAGGCCGGGGACGCCGCGCCGGGCGCCGCCGTGCACTTCGCCGTGCGCTTCCGCTGCGCCCAGGGCGAGTTCTGGGACAACAACGCGGGCGCCAACTACACGCTGCGCTTCGGGCGCCCCCCGGACGCGCCCTGA